A part of Blastopirellula marina genomic DNA contains:
- a CDS encoding HAD family hydrolase, whose translation MSSHIKFFYFDLGKVLLDFDHDIACRQLATILGTTPEIIRQDVFHSGEQWKYERGEITTLDLHDWLCDRYEVEAKLEDIVHAASSIFHPISDSIEIAHQLHAAGHQMGILSNTCDCHWEYCLDKPFPFLVELFPVHALSFRLGHMKPDQEIYQKAAQLCGFAPENIFFVDDRKENVEGAACAGYDAVLFESPAQLRLDLASRGISL comes from the coding sequence ATGAGTTCTCATATCAAGTTCTTTTACTTCGACTTGGGCAAAGTCCTGCTCGACTTCGATCATGATATTGCTTGCCGTCAATTGGCAACGATTTTGGGGACGACGCCTGAAATCATTCGGCAAGATGTCTTCCATTCGGGCGAGCAATGGAAGTACGAGCGAGGCGAGATCACGACGCTCGATCTGCATGACTGGCTCTGTGATCGCTATGAGGTGGAAGCTAAACTCGAAGATATCGTCCACGCCGCCTCTAGCATCTTTCATCCGATTAGCGATTCGATTGAGATTGCCCACCAACTTCACGCTGCGGGGCACCAGATGGGGATCTTGTCGAACACGTGTGATTGTCACTGGGAATATTGCCTAGACAAGCCGTTTCCTTTCCTGGTTGAGCTATTCCCAGTTCATGCCCTGAGCTTTCGTCTGGGGCACATGAAGCCGGACCAGGAGATTTACCAAAAAGCGGCGCAATTATGCGGGTTTGCCCCGGAAAACATCTTCTTTGTGGACGACCGCAAAGAGAATGTCGAAGGCGCGGCTTGTGCCGGTTATGACGCCGTCTTGTTCGAATCGCCGGCTCAACTAAGGCTTGATTTGGCTTCACGCGGAATTTCTCTCTAG
- a CDS encoding response regulator, with amino-acid sequence MSSNTSDSQRLVLHVDDDENFLKLSKHRLSNEGYSVESISRPEHALKYLLNSHCRVCILDIDMPRVNGLELLQEIKSYDGGIQVIMLTGLVSQMTVLESLRGGAEACFFKPMPDFTPLLEALDATFVKADRWWHCLYELKNRRQSELGGAETALSQF; translated from the coding sequence ATGTCATCAAATACATCTGATTCGCAGCGATTGGTTTTGCACGTCGATGACGACGAGAACTTCTTGAAGCTTTCCAAGCATCGCTTGTCGAATGAAGGTTACAGCGTCGAATCCATTTCTCGGCCTGAGCATGCACTGAAGTACTTGCTCAACTCGCATTGCCGAGTTTGCATTCTTGATATTGATATGCCACGCGTGAACGGGCTGGAGCTCTTGCAGGAGATCAAGTCCTACGACGGTGGTATCCAGGTCATCATGCTTACCGGGTTGGTATCGCAAATGACCGTCCTTGAATCGCTACGGGGCGGAGCCGAGGCATGCTTCTTCAAGCCGATGCCAGATTTTACACCGCTGTTGGAAGCGTTGGACGCGACGTTTGTTAAAGCCGATCGCTGGTGGCACTGCTTATACGAGTTGAAGAACCGCCGCCAATCAGAACTCGGTGGCGCCGAAACGGCCCTGTCCCAGTTCTAA
- a CDS encoding chemotaxis protein CheA — protein sequence MSTTDHTDELLLAFIDESIHSIHGLADQITAFLQNPANADSINGVFRTVHSIKGNAGFFGLSAIKKFAHAVENTLDDIRNQKLTLNEELNRVLIEAFDKLNSLLQQVEAGTHQDELTDDEIQLLERIGELAAESSSGFSEEDRLLEELRELAEEMSAAGFPESLRWSEKIAQLVRCNSEEEAEAGNSPDSLSTPEEILKQTFTIDGEDVSQFVHIVASAFQWPSSGKWEDSHSCTVLDRLSDLSMMCRVKGSEGDHKKIESAIKDFKTLYESPIGVDKGLISVIWDQVAIVLDRFHVIEAAPTAKEAPTQKAEAAKETSAPEAALPQAKRSRSIRVNENHLDRFLDDVSGLFITCERLKDVQSRMSDAESIADLVEELRQINVTFSTQANELQKSVVSLRKVPIGSLLSKFPPMARKLANDLSKKIDVHIEGDDVEVDKSLIEDLDSPLTHMIRNVADHAIEKPEDRLARGVNESGNLWIKAETTRTHVVLTIRDDGRGIDPSRIRQKALDKQVLPADQIHAMSDAEVIDLIFHPGFSTADQITDVSGRGVGMDVVRTTIRDHDGDVQVASVVNEGTTFTVEIPIRQAVLVIDGLLVGAEKEQFVLPFENIREVLEVDIDEIKTCHGMPMTVIRGQTVSVLSLAEQMELATGTSYQEKKRHPAVLVANKKGAACLLVDRVIGKRKVVVNDMQNVLENCRRIGGVAQMGGGRLALVVSVPEIVKSMLDY from the coding sequence ATGAGCACCACCGATCATACTGACGAGCTATTGTTGGCCTTTATCGACGAGTCGATCCACTCGATTCATGGTCTGGCCGACCAAATCACAGCTTTCCTCCAGAATCCAGCCAACGCGGATTCGATCAATGGTGTGTTTCGAACCGTTCACTCTATCAAAGGGAACGCTGGGTTCTTCGGTCTTTCGGCGATTAAAAAGTTTGCGCATGCCGTCGAGAACACACTGGATGATATCCGCAATCAAAAGCTCACCCTGAATGAAGAACTCAATCGCGTCCTGATCGAGGCATTTGACAAGCTCAACTCCTTATTACAGCAGGTCGAAGCTGGCACACATCAGGACGAACTGACTGACGATGAGATCCAACTTCTGGAACGAATCGGTGAGCTTGCTGCCGAATCTTCCAGTGGCTTCTCCGAAGAGGATCGCCTCTTGGAAGAATTGAGGGAACTAGCCGAAGAGATGAGTGCGGCTGGTTTTCCCGAGTCCCTGCGATGGTCTGAGAAAATTGCCCAGCTCGTCCGCTGCAACTCGGAAGAGGAAGCCGAAGCGGGCAATTCGCCTGATAGTCTCTCAACTCCTGAAGAGATCCTCAAACAGACATTCACAATCGACGGTGAAGATGTCTCGCAGTTTGTTCACATCGTGGCTAGCGCGTTCCAATGGCCCTCCTCGGGCAAATGGGAAGATAGCCATTCGTGCACAGTGCTGGATCGCTTGTCCGATCTGTCAATGATGTGCCGAGTGAAAGGTAGCGAAGGAGACCACAAAAAGATCGAATCGGCGATCAAAGATTTCAAAACTTTGTACGAAAGCCCGATCGGTGTCGACAAAGGTCTGATTTCGGTCATCTGGGATCAAGTTGCCATCGTGCTCGATCGCTTCCACGTGATCGAAGCCGCACCAACGGCCAAAGAAGCTCCAACTCAGAAGGCAGAGGCCGCCAAGGAAACATCTGCTCCAGAAGCCGCTCTACCGCAAGCCAAACGTTCTCGCTCAATTCGCGTGAATGAAAACCATCTCGATCGATTCCTTGACGACGTCTCTGGCTTGTTCATTACCTGTGAACGACTCAAGGATGTACAAAGTCGGATGTCCGATGCAGAATCGATCGCTGATTTGGTCGAAGAACTACGCCAAATAAATGTCACCTTCTCGACGCAAGCGAACGAACTTCAGAAGAGTGTCGTCTCGCTGCGTAAAGTTCCAATCGGTTCGCTGTTGTCGAAGTTCCCACCCATGGCTCGCAAGCTGGCGAACGACTTGAGCAAGAAGATCGATGTGCACATTGAAGGGGACGACGTTGAAGTCGACAAATCGTTGATCGAAGACCTCGACTCGCCATTAACGCACATGATTCGTAATGTGGCCGACCACGCGATTGAAAAGCCAGAAGACCGCCTCGCTCGCGGCGTAAACGAGTCTGGCAACTTATGGATCAAAGCCGAAACGACTCGTACTCATGTCGTCCTCACGATTCGCGACGATGGGCGAGGTATCGATCCATCACGCATTCGCCAGAAAGCCCTCGACAAACAAGTTCTGCCGGCCGATCAGATTCATGCGATGTCGGATGCGGAAGTGATCGACTTGATCTTCCATCCCGGCTTCTCGACCGCCGATCAGATCACAGACGTCTCAGGTCGCGGTGTCGGTATGGACGTGGTCCGTACGACAATTCGCGATCATGATGGCGATGTGCAAGTCGCCTCGGTCGTTAACGAAGGAACGACTTTTACCGTTGAGATCCCCATTCGCCAGGCAGTGCTCGTGATCGATGGCCTTTTAGTGGGAGCCGAAAAAGAACAGTTTGTCCTTCCCTTCGAGAACATTCGCGAAGTTCTGGAGGTCGACATCGACGAAATCAAGACGTGCCATGGCATGCCGATGACGGTCATTCGTGGCCAAACAGTTTCGGTTCTGTCGCTGGCCGAGCAAATGGAACTCGCCACTGGAACCAGCTACCAAGAGAAGAAGCGACATCCGGCGGTGCTTGTCGCGAACAAAAAGGGAGCTGCCTGTCTTCTCGTCGATCGCGTCATTGGCAAACGCAAGGTCGTGGTTAACGACATGCAAAATGTGCTGGAGAATTGCCGCCGCATCGGCGGCGTGGCTCAGATGGGCGGTGGTCGTCTGGCGTTGGTTGTCAGCGTGCCCGAAATCGTTAAGTCAATGCTCGATTACTAA
- a CDS encoding ATP-binding protein, with product MDPDQRDSCYRGETAETLAWRVAELEQENAQLKKENAFFRSILESVPVFVFVVNRDCQVEYLNHFPKEHYPEKERMYVREFVSPEEGEVLEAAITRTFEEQRQQIACIRGKRTERILQIWYSPFHPTPDVDLVVGVSVDVTDDHAKIAEIAKSKDELVEELAESDRRIEIMVENTPVPVVISDLETGEVLYGNHALAEYFAIPYETLREQKTGDFYLDPMQRQSLLDRIKNNQPIRGATVRLKDGQGNVRHSAVYVDQIRFAQRPALWACFLDISAHKRREEGILRDRMALRRMLDTHERDRRLIAYEIHDGVVQDMTGALMFLQTGSSIIPSEIDGQKEVQRGTQLLSNAIGEIRRLLNGLRPLSLEEGGVVAAIDDLVTRMIEDDFTIEFRHHLEFTRLAPSLEMAIYRTVQEAVNNARRHSQSNSASIAILQDEKTIQITVSDEGCGFDPSKVDPRRCGLSGIYERANLLGGEAQILSSPGQGTLVKVNLPLGDYAEVD from the coding sequence TTGGATCCCGACCAGAGAGACTCTTGCTATCGTGGCGAAACGGCGGAGACGCTGGCCTGGCGAGTTGCCGAACTCGAACAGGAGAACGCCCAGCTGAAGAAAGAAAATGCCTTCTTTCGATCCATCCTAGAATCGGTTCCCGTATTTGTATTTGTCGTGAACCGAGATTGCCAGGTCGAGTACCTCAATCACTTCCCTAAGGAGCATTATCCAGAAAAAGAGCGGATGTACGTCCGTGAGTTCGTTTCGCCAGAGGAAGGCGAGGTCTTGGAAGCGGCCATCACGAGGACCTTCGAAGAGCAACGCCAGCAGATTGCATGCATCCGCGGCAAGAGAACGGAACGCATCCTGCAAATCTGGTATTCACCTTTTCATCCGACACCAGATGTCGATTTGGTCGTGGGGGTGTCAGTTGATGTCACCGACGATCATGCCAAGATCGCCGAAATCGCCAAGAGCAAAGATGAGCTGGTCGAGGAACTAGCCGAAAGTGATCGCAGAATCGAAATTATGGTCGAGAACACGCCGGTTCCGGTGGTGATCTCCGATTTGGAAACAGGCGAAGTCCTTTATGGTAACCACGCCTTAGCCGAGTATTTTGCGATCCCGTATGAAACCTTACGCGAGCAGAAGACAGGCGACTTCTATCTCGATCCGATGCAGCGGCAATCGCTGCTCGACCGTATCAAGAATAACCAACCAATCCGCGGTGCGACCGTTAGGCTTAAGGATGGACAAGGCAACGTTCGCCATTCGGCTGTCTACGTCGATCAAATTCGGTTTGCCCAACGCCCAGCTCTGTGGGCATGCTTTCTCGATATCAGCGCCCATAAGCGGCGCGAAGAAGGAATCTTGCGCGATCGTATGGCGCTCCGGCGTATGCTCGATACGCACGAACGTGATCGTCGTTTAATTGCGTACGAAATTCATGATGGGGTAGTGCAGGACATGACCGGTGCCTTGATGTTCTTACAAACCGGTTCCAGTATCATTCCATCCGAGATTGATGGACAGAAAGAAGTGCAGCGCGGGACCCAGTTGCTGTCCAATGCCATTGGTGAGATTCGTCGCTTGCTGAACGGTTTGCGACCACTCAGTCTCGAAGAAGGTGGCGTTGTCGCGGCGATCGACGATTTGGTAACCCGCATGATCGAAGACGACTTCACGATCGAGTTTCGTCACCATCTCGAGTTCACGCGGTTGGCCCCTTCATTAGAAATGGCCATCTATCGAACGGTGCAAGAGGCAGTGAACAACGCGCGACGACATAGCCAATCCAATTCCGCGAGCATTGCGATTCTGCAAGATGAAAAGACGATCCAAATTACCGTTAGCGATGAAGGATGTGGCTTCGATCCCAGCAAGGTCGATCCAAGACGCTGTGGTCTTTCCGGCATTTACGAGCGAGCGAATTTACTGGGCGGTGAAGCTCAGATCTTAAGCTCCCCTGGGCAAGGCACCTTGGTTAAGGTCAACTTGCCGCTAGGTGACTACGCTGAAGTCGATTAG
- the xylA gene encoding xylose isomerase, which translates to MTAFPNVGKIEYEGPESRNPLAFRWYNPDEVVEGKTMKEHFRFSVVYWHTFRGTGSDPFGPGTAVRPWDDGTDSLDNAIKRVKVAFEFIEKLGAPYYAFHDRDVAPEGANLTETYKNFDAVAAALQEEQERTGIKLLWGTANMFSHPRFMHGAATSCNADAFAYAACSVKKALEITKQLGGENYVFWGGREGYQNLLNTDMKRELDHLAKFFHMAVDYAKEIGFDGQFLIEPKPKEPTKHQYDFDTANCLAFLKSYDLDKHFKMNLETNHATLAGHTMQHELEYAGQSGMLGSIDANTGDLLLGWDTDQFPTNYYLTTECMLSILKYGGLGTGGVNFDAKVRRESFDPIDLFYAHVGGMDAFAKGLKVAAAIRADGKLQQFVKDRYKSWDEGVGADIESGKHNFKTLEAYMLEKGEVSPNESGRQELLEHIFNMYL; encoded by the coding sequence ATGACCGCGTTCCCCAATGTTGGCAAAATTGAATACGAAGGCCCTGAGTCGCGTAATCCGCTCGCGTTTCGTTGGTACAACCCAGACGAAGTCGTCGAAGGAAAGACCATGAAGGAGCACTTCCGCTTCAGCGTGGTTTATTGGCACACCTTCCGGGGAACTGGCTCCGATCCGTTTGGTCCTGGCACGGCTGTTCGTCCTTGGGACGATGGGACCGATTCGCTCGATAATGCCATTAAACGTGTGAAGGTTGCCTTCGAATTCATCGAGAAGTTGGGCGCTCCTTACTACGCATTTCATGATCGTGACGTCGCACCAGAAGGCGCGAACTTGACCGAGACCTACAAGAACTTCGACGCCGTCGCTGCGGCTCTGCAAGAAGAGCAAGAACGCACCGGCATCAAGCTATTGTGGGGCACGGCCAACATGTTCAGCCACCCACGCTTCATGCATGGTGCTGCAACTAGCTGTAATGCGGATGCATTCGCTTACGCGGCATGCAGCGTGAAGAAGGCGTTGGAAATCACCAAGCAACTTGGTGGTGAAAACTATGTGTTCTGGGGTGGTCGCGAAGGTTACCAGAACCTATTGAATACCGACATGAAACGAGAGCTGGACCACTTGGCGAAGTTCTTCCACATGGCGGTCGACTACGCTAAGGAAATCGGTTTCGACGGTCAGTTCCTCATCGAACCTAAACCGAAAGAGCCGACCAAGCATCAGTACGATTTCGACACGGCCAACTGCTTGGCATTCTTGAAGTCGTACGACTTGGATAAGCATTTCAAGATGAACTTGGAAACCAACCATGCCACGCTGGCTGGGCATACCATGCAGCACGAGCTGGAATACGCCGGTCAAAGTGGCATGCTGGGTTCGATCGATGCCAACACCGGCGACCTGCTATTGGGATGGGATACCGACCAATTCCCAACCAATTACTACCTGACCACCGAGTGCATGCTTTCGATCTTGAAGTATGGTGGTCTGGGAACTGGGGGCGTCAACTTCGACGCGAAGGTCCGTCGCGAAAGCTTCGATCCAATCGACTTGTTCTATGCTCACGTTGGCGGGATGGATGCATTTGCCAAGGGACTGAAAGTTGCCGCCGCGATTCGTGCGGACGGTAAGCTTCAGCAGTTCGTCAAAGATCGCTACAAGAGCTGGGATGAAGGCGTCGGTGCCGATATTGAATCGGGCAAGCACAACTTCAAAACGCTCGAAGCTTACATGCTCGAAAAAGGGGAAGTCAGCCCCAACGAGAGTGGTCGCCAGGAACTGTTGGAGCACATCTTCAACATGTACCTGTAA
- a CDS encoding sulfatase, with product MPKLRSCLPALTFLLVVIGSFGLRPAIAKETAKKSPPNFVVIFCDDLGYGDLGCFGNPTIRTKYLDQMAGEGMKFTQFYVGAPVCTPSRAALMTGRLPCRNGMCSNKRRVLFPNSKGGIPAEEITLAEALQDGGYATACIGKWHLGHHKQFLPTSNGFDYYFGIPYSNDMDRAPSALKGREAFWNPKSEYFNVPLMRDEEIIERPADQTTITRRYTEETVKFIDEHQDEPFFVYLAHSMPHVPLFRSPEFEGVSRRGYFGDVIEEIDWSVGQVLQKLRDTGLDENTLVVFCSDNGPWLPYGDHGGSAGPLRGGKGSTWDGGMREPTIFWWPETIPASSVAADIGSTMDLMATFHSLAGLKMPTDRTFDSHDLTPVFKQSGKSSRETFFFYRGYDLMAVRYGPWKMHLKTQSGYGQPKPEIHEPPVLYNLDHDPGESRDVAKDNPKIIEQIQAEIKRHQSEMVFADSQLEL from the coding sequence ATGCCAAAACTCCGCTCCTGCCTCCCTGCCCTCACGTTTTTGCTGGTCGTTATCGGTTCGTTTGGACTTCGGCCGGCTATTGCTAAAGAGACCGCTAAGAAATCGCCGCCGAACTTCGTCGTAATCTTCTGCGATGACCTTGGATACGGAGATCTGGGTTGCTTTGGGAATCCAACGATTCGGACGAAATACCTCGACCAAATGGCCGGCGAGGGAATGAAGTTCACGCAGTTCTATGTTGGTGCCCCGGTTTGTACGCCCAGTAGGGCTGCGTTGATGACAGGTCGGTTGCCCTGTCGAAACGGAATGTGCAGTAACAAGCGACGGGTGCTGTTTCCTAATTCCAAGGGAGGAATCCCGGCGGAAGAGATCACTCTGGCAGAAGCACTGCAAGATGGAGGGTACGCCACGGCCTGTATCGGCAAGTGGCACCTTGGGCATCACAAACAGTTTCTGCCGACGAGCAACGGTTTCGACTACTACTTTGGAATTCCTTATTCCAATGATATGGATCGAGCCCCATCCGCGCTGAAGGGACGTGAGGCATTCTGGAACCCAAAGAGTGAATACTTCAACGTTCCCTTGATGCGGGACGAAGAGATAATCGAACGTCCAGCCGATCAAACGACGATCACGCGACGTTACACCGAAGAGACGGTCAAGTTCATCGATGAACATCAGGATGAACCTTTCTTCGTCTACCTCGCCCACTCGATGCCCCACGTTCCGTTGTTTCGTTCGCCGGAATTTGAAGGCGTGAGCCGACGCGGTTACTTCGGCGATGTGATCGAAGAAATCGATTGGAGCGTTGGTCAAGTGCTGCAAAAGCTGCGCGACACGGGGCTGGATGAAAACACGCTTGTTGTCTTCTGTAGCGACAATGGTCCTTGGCTTCCTTACGGCGACCATGGTGGTTCGGCCGGTCCACTTCGCGGTGGGAAGGGAAGCACCTGGGACGGTGGCATGCGAGAGCCAACAATTTTTTGGTGGCCAGAGACCATTCCAGCGTCGTCCGTTGCCGCGGATATTGGCAGCACGATGGATTTGATGGCGACCTTCCATTCCCTGGCCGGTCTGAAGATGCCAACCGATCGAACGTTTGACAGCCACGATCTCACGCCGGTTTTCAAACAATCAGGTAAGAGTAGCCGCGAAACGTTCTTCTTCTACCGGGGCTACGACCTAATGGCGGTCCGCTATGGACCTTGGAAGATGCATCTCAAGACGCAATCAGGCTATGGTCAACCGAAGCCTGAAATCCACGAGCCACCCGTGCTTTACAACCTAGATCACGATCCAGGTGAGTCGCGTGATGTCGCGAAAGATAACCCAAAAATCATCGAACAAATTCAGGCAGAGATCAAACGACACCAGAGTGAAATGGTGTTCGCCGATTCCCAATTAGAACTCTAG
- a CDS encoding SDR family NAD(P)-dependent oxidoreductase: MTYWRDKVAVVTGASQGFGRTLAEQLVERGCHVVMAARDETKLQAAAQQIDPSGTKSTIVPTDVTSDDSVINLFKHIQDKHGKLDALFNIAGASARGLLCETSIDDFLISFDLNVLSSIRCVQAAVEMLKASQGHVVNMGSLASKSASKYIGPYATSKFALAGMNHQLRLELAESGVHVLLVCPGPIARGDSGQRYETQTTGLPEAARSPGAGVKVKAIDPKDLARRVLTGCEKHQTEIVIPGKARLLFSIAQLSGAWGDWLLKRFTSS, translated from the coding sequence GTGACGTACTGGCGGGATAAAGTGGCGGTGGTGACCGGGGCTTCGCAAGGCTTTGGTCGGACACTCGCCGAACAGTTAGTTGAACGTGGTTGTCACGTTGTGATGGCGGCGCGTGACGAAACAAAGCTGCAAGCAGCAGCCCAGCAGATCGACCCAAGTGGAACGAAGTCGACCATCGTTCCCACGGACGTGACCAGCGATGACTCGGTCATCAACTTGTTCAAGCACATTCAGGACAAACATGGCAAGCTGGATGCCTTGTTTAACATTGCCGGGGCGAGTGCTCGGGGACTATTGTGCGAGACGTCAATTGATGATTTTCTCATCTCGTTCGATCTGAACGTGCTATCGTCGATTCGCTGTGTTCAGGCTGCGGTCGAGATGTTGAAGGCCTCTCAAGGTCACGTCGTGAACATGGGGTCGCTCGCATCCAAGAGTGCCTCGAAATATATCGGTCCCTACGCAACGTCTAAGTTTGCTTTGGCTGGGATGAACCATCAATTACGCCTGGAATTGGCCGAGTCGGGCGTGCACGTCCTGTTAGTTTGCCCCGGTCCGATTGCTCGAGGCGATTCCGGACAGCGTTACGAGACCCAAACCACCGGACTTCCCGAGGCTGCCCGTAGTCCTGGAGCGGGCGTCAAAGTCAAGGCGATCGACCCGAAAGACCTCGCCCGACGGGTCCTTACAGGTTGTGAAAAACATCAAACCGAGATCGTTATTCCAGGCAAGGCGCGCCTCCTTTTTTCGATTGCTCAGTTGTCGGGAGCCTGGGGAGACTGGCTTTTAAAGCGATTCACGTCTTCGTAA
- a CDS encoding Gfo/Idh/MocA family protein — MSHRKSDRRQFLKNSAATVAAAASTPYIFSGQNALAADEQKAKESNDRPIVGCIGTGSRWNAVGPNAMRLGDVVAVCDVDANHAAGAKKKVTDIQSKKGVDRQVDVYEDYQKILDRKDIEIVTIVTTDHWHSKIAIEAMKAGKDVYCEKPLTLTIDEGKKICQVAKETGRVFQVGTQQRSEMGLRFLQAVALVRDGRIGEVENIAVAIGGAPACKSIPVVDVPKGLNWEKWLGQAPLVDYRWGKSGNTVNTRCHYEFRWWYEYSGGKLTDWGAHHVDIAQWAIGQSEDGMGPTSIEPLYAEHPVDFKDGMPVQDDRYNTATKFHVKATFGDGVVMDIKNSHQDELGFDNGIMFMGTEGRFLVNRGKIVGAPVDALKDNPLPEDAIAKIYGGSMPANGNAHMTNFFECVKTRKQPISDVFTHHRALTTCHLSNIAIRLNRSLKWDPKTEQILGDDQANAMQSRNARKGYEVTV, encoded by the coding sequence TTGAGTCATCGAAAATCGGATCGACGCCAGTTTTTGAAAAATTCTGCCGCGACAGTCGCGGCCGCCGCTTCAACTCCTTACATATTCAGCGGTCAAAACGCGTTGGCCGCGGACGAACAAAAGGCAAAAGAGTCGAACGATCGCCCCATTGTTGGCTGTATCGGTACCGGAAGCCGCTGGAATGCGGTCGGCCCGAACGCGATGCGACTGGGTGATGTCGTCGCGGTTTGCGATGTCGATGCGAATCACGCCGCGGGCGCGAAGAAGAAGGTCACTGACATTCAATCGAAGAAAGGTGTCGATCGCCAAGTCGACGTTTACGAGGACTATCAGAAGATCCTCGACCGGAAGGACATTGAGATTGTCACCATCGTGACGACCGATCATTGGCACTCTAAGATCGCGATCGAAGCAATGAAAGCCGGCAAAGACGTTTACTGCGAAAAGCCGCTCACATTGACGATCGACGAAGGGAAGAAGATCTGCCAGGTCGCCAAGGAAACGGGACGCGTCTTCCAGGTCGGTACCCAGCAGCGAAGCGAAATGGGATTGCGTTTCCTGCAAGCGGTTGCCTTGGTACGTGACGGCCGCATTGGTGAGGTCGAGAATATTGCCGTCGCCATCGGTGGTGCGCCAGCTTGCAAATCGATTCCAGTCGTTGATGTTCCCAAGGGGCTGAACTGGGAAAAGTGGCTCGGACAAGCGCCGCTGGTCGATTATCGCTGGGGTAAAAGTGGGAACACGGTGAATACCCGCTGTCACTACGAATTCCGCTGGTGGTACGAATACTCAGGCGGCAAGCTGACCGACTGGGGCGCTCACCATGTCGATATCGCGCAGTGGGCGATCGGCCAGAGTGAAGATGGAATGGGCCCGACGTCGATCGAGCCGCTTTACGCGGAACATCCAGTCGACTTCAAAGATGGGATGCCAGTCCAAGACGACCGCTACAACACGGCGACCAAGTTCCATGTCAAAGCAACCTTCGGGGATGGCGTAGTCATGGACATTAAGAATTCGCACCAAGATGAACTTGGCTTCGACAACGGCATCATGTTCATGGGAACGGAAGGCCGATTCCTGGTAAACCGTGGCAAAATTGTTGGTGCCCCGGTCGATGCATTGAAGGACAATCCCCTGCCTGAGGATGCCATCGCTAAGATATACGGAGGCAGCATGCCAGCCAACGGCAATGCCCACATGACCAACTTCTTCGAATGTGTGAAGACGCGGAAGCAGCCGATTTCGGACGTGTTCACCCATCATCGAGCCTTGACGACCTGCCATTTGTCGAACATCGCAATCCGTTTGAATCGGTCGCTCAAATGGGACCCAAAGACCGAGCAGATTCTGGGCGACGATCAGGCCAACGCCATGCAGTCGCGCAATGCTCGCAAAGGGTATGAGGTCACCGTATAA